A genome region from Thalassotalea euphylliae includes the following:
- a CDS encoding Hsp20 family protein, which translates to MMNSVDLSPLYRSSIGFDGLSGLLDNALAATNEVSSYPAYNIEVVAENCYAITIAAAGFADDELNIQVEHGELTVSGEKLKNANRQYLHHGIITQSFERKFTLAEYVEVTRAKLSHGLLVIELVKTLPESNGATCIAINHPYKSANQEAMQHRANPPADADANKSKPSHNRAVSNHSIDNLPVDQETVQTSSGKNTERSINTRTSVHRGSEKDQLRGSKQRINSTTSVTKITEKSDAEQHAEKPVPREKLKQHDKIAADVRWFNG; encoded by the coding sequence ATGATGAACTCAGTTGATTTAAGCCCACTCTATCGCAGTAGTATTGGCTTTGACGGGTTATCCGGCTTGTTAGATAACGCACTAGCTGCAACAAATGAGGTAAGCAGCTATCCCGCTTACAATATTGAGGTCGTTGCAGAAAATTGCTATGCGATTACCATCGCAGCGGCAGGCTTTGCTGACGATGAACTCAATATTCAAGTAGAGCATGGTGAGCTAACGGTGAGTGGCGAAAAGCTGAAAAACGCGAATCGCCAGTATCTACATCATGGCATTATCACGCAAAGTTTTGAGCGAAAATTCACACTTGCAGAATATGTTGAAGTAACACGGGCTAAACTAAGCCACGGCCTTCTTGTTATCGAACTGGTTAAAACACTGCCTGAATCAAATGGTGCAACTTGTATTGCAATCAACCACCCGTATAAGTCAGCTAATCAAGAAGCTATGCAGCATCGCGCTAACCCACCCGCCGATGCCGATGCCAACAAAAGTAAGCCAAGCCACAATAGAGCTGTTAGCAATCACTCTATCGACAATCTTCCTGTTGACCAAGAGACTGTTCAAACGAGCTCTGGAAAAAATACAGAACGGAGCATAAATACGCGAACTAGTGTGCACAGGGGTTCGGAAAAAGACCAACTAAGGGGTAGTAAGCAGCGAATTAATTCAACTACTAGTGTCACAAAAATCACGGAAAAAAGTGATGCAGAGCAGCATGCAGAAAAACCGGTGCCCCGCGAAAAGCTTAAGCAGCACGATAAAATAGCGGCAGACGTTCGCTGGTTTAATGGCTAA
- a CDS encoding sodium-dependent bicarbonate transport family permease, with protein sequence MMLDAVVAFFILGIVCQLTGAKLSFPDGLYKTLSMFLMIAIGLKGGLALQAHVDPSLLTMSLVVIAFGLTLPLLAYPLLRYFGQLDKINSGAVAAHYGSVSVATYAVAVALLEASNISYEAYFPLFVVLLEMPAILVGLVLAKGNLKIVNGEFIKKELIANQSILLMLGGLAIGYMGGASVQKLSPMFIDLFSGVLALFLLKMGIVAAEQLSTLKKNSIFLISFAILMPMIGGLAGTGLGLVMGLSAGGVALMAVLGASASYIAVPAAMKESLPEANAGMSITASLGITFPFNVLIGVPFFIALGSYLVQ encoded by the coding sequence ATGATGTTAGACGCAGTTGTTGCATTTTTTATTTTAGGCATTGTTTGCCAATTAACTGGCGCCAAGCTTTCTTTTCCTGATGGCCTTTATAAAACGCTAAGTATGTTTTTGATGATTGCCATTGGCTTAAAAGGTGGCTTAGCGCTGCAAGCACATGTTGACCCTAGCTTGCTCACCATGTCGTTAGTCGTTATCGCGTTTGGCCTAACCTTACCTTTGCTTGCCTATCCGTTACTACGCTATTTCGGCCAGTTAGATAAAATCAACTCTGGTGCGGTAGCCGCTCACTATGGTTCGGTGAGCGTCGCAACTTATGCGGTAGCAGTTGCCTTGCTCGAAGCAAGCAATATTAGTTATGAAGCTTATTTTCCGCTGTTTGTCGTGTTGCTGGAAATGCCCGCTATTTTGGTCGGTCTAGTGCTCGCCAAAGGCAACTTAAAAATAGTAAATGGCGAATTTATTAAAAAAGAACTTATCGCTAACCAAAGCATCCTACTAATGCTAGGCGGCTTGGCTATTGGCTATATGGGTGGCGCCAGCGTGCAAAAGCTTTCGCCAATGTTTATTGACTTATTTTCAGGAGTATTGGCACTTTTCCTACTGAAAATGGGCATAGTTGCCGCCGAACAACTTTCAACATTGAAAAAGAACAGCATATTTTTAATTAGTTTCGCGATATTAATGCCGATGATTGGCGGCTTGGCTGGCACTGGTTTGGGACTAGTGATGGGGCTAAGTGCAGGCGGCGTCGCGCTGATGGCTGTGTTGGGTGCAAGTGCATCATACATTGCCGTACCTGCGGCAATGAAAGAAAGCCTGCCAGAAGCAAACGCTGGCATGTCGATTACTGCTTCATTGGGCATTACCTTTCCGTTTAATGTGCTCATTGGCGTGCCGTTTTTTATTGCGCTGGGAAGCTACCTAGTGCAATAA